One Hippea jasoniae genomic region harbors:
- a CDS encoding Fur family transcriptional regulator, whose translation MMNIKEMLYSRNLKATPQRLAILNEIIRAGHIDLDTIYKNISKSFPSMSLATVYKNIHTLKEHGIIKELAISGAKNKYEIAEQKPHHHLICKVCGDVIDIEVDTSFLNQQLKELKDFEVSNCDIYCYGVCSKCRNKSDS comes from the coding sequence ATGATGAATATTAAAGAGATGTTATACTCAAGAAATCTTAAGGCAACACCGCAAAGATTGGCTATACTCAACGAGATTATTAGAGCCGGGCATATCGACCTTGACACCATCTATAAAAATATTTCAAAGAGTTTTCCATCGATGTCGCTTGCCACGGTGTATAAAAACATCCACACATTAAAAGAGCATGGTATTATTAAAGAGCTTGCCATAAGCGGTGCAAAAAATAAATACGAAATCGCCGAGCAGAAACCCCATCACCATCTTATCTGTAAGGTGTGCGGGGATGTGATAGATATTGAAGTGGATACGAGTTTTCTTAATCAGCAGCTTAAAGAGCTTAAGGATTTTGAGGTATCCAATTGCGATATCTACTGCTACGGTGTATGCAGCAAATGCAGAAATAAATCAGATAGCTAA
- a CDS encoding HlyD family secretion protein — MKHKKLIALGVFILFAIGVIVFLRYKSTHISTDDAYITNDIYWVNPKVSGSITKVLIDNNKYVKKGQLLAVINQKPYKIALEAAEAEVSLYKAKLKEAEALLKQSQAQTQLTQARIKKAQWDFNRAKRLFTKKVISKDAYEKYLTALNVLKAQLKANKAAIDQAKASLGSLKKALDAAKAKLNSAKLNLSYTLIKAPHNGYITKKSIEVGKFVSPALPICAIVPKNGAWIVANYKETQLNKIKIGDRVKISIDAYPSKTFYGHVKSIQYGTGEVFSLFPPQNASGNWIKVVQRVPVKIVFDKAPEVPMRVGMSATTVVLVGTHGKQAANK; from the coding sequence ATGAAGCACAAAAAACTCATTGCCCTCGGAGTTTTTATTTTATTTGCCATAGGTGTAATAGTATTTTTGAGATACAAAAGCACACATATATCAACCGATGATGCATACATAACAAACGATATTTACTGGGTAAATCCAAAGGTTTCTGGCAGCATTACAAAGGTTCTAATAGACAACAATAAGTATGTTAAAAAAGGGCAACTACTTGCGGTAATTAACCAAAAACCCTACAAAATAGCCCTTGAGGCAGCAGAGGCCGAAGTTAGCCTATATAAAGCAAAACTCAAAGAAGCAGAGGCATTATTAAAACAATCACAAGCCCAGACCCAGCTAACCCAGGCACGCATCAAAAAGGCTCAATGGGATTTTAACAGGGCAAAACGATTATTCACAAAAAAGGTAATCTCAAAAGACGCATACGAAAAATATTTAACGGCCCTAAATGTTTTAAAAGCTCAACTCAAAGCCAATAAAGCAGCCATTGATCAAGCAAAAGCCTCATTAGGCAGCCTAAAAAAAGCACTGGATGCAGCTAAAGCAAAACTCAATAGCGCAAAACTCAATCTAAGCTATACACTCATAAAAGCCCCTCATAATGGATACATTACAAAAAAAAGCATAGAAGTGGGCAAATTTGTCTCACCCGCACTGCCAATATGTGCAATTGTGCCAAAAAACGGCGCTTGGATTGTGGCTAACTACAAGGAAACCCAGCTAAACAAAATTAAAATTGGCGATAGGGTAAAGATTTCCATAGATGCTTACCCATCAAAAACCTTCTACGGTCATGTCAAAAGTATTCAATACGGAACAGGCGAGGTATTTTCCCTTTTCCCACCGCAAAATGCATCCGGCAACTGGATAAAGGTAGTCCAGAGGGTGCCTGTCAAGATTGTGTTTGACAAAGCCCCAGAAGTGCCTATGAGAGTTGGCATGTCTGCAACAACCGTTGTATTAGTTGGAACCCATGGAAAACAGGCAGCAAACAAATAA
- a CDS encoding DHA2 family efflux MFS transporter permease subunit — protein MENRQQTNKWIIALSVILPTLMEIVDTTIVNVSLPHIRGGLSVSLDESTWVLTSYMVSNAIIIPMTGWLAIKFGRKRFLLFSIALFTIFSFICGYTPSFLLLVIARFLQGIAGGGLQPLSQAILLESFPKEQRGMAMAVFGMGVVVGPILGPVLGGWITDNWGWRWIFFINIPVGLLSLLLIELFVEDPDYIKNQKIGKIDYPGMAFLAIAVGSLQILLDNGQRKDWFESSFISYLAVISFIGFVFLIYRELTTDEPLINLRIFKDRSYSIGNIVMFLGFFGFFGTIVLLPLYLQNLMGYTAFLAGLVLGPGALTTLIGMPLTGKLLERGFDPRKLLLGSLLINAFAVDIMAHFNLQADFISVIMPRALQGFAISLFFVPLAAATFANIENKDMGVASGLFNFIRNIGGSFGTAIVMTILTRRAQFHQERLVENLTDLNEPFRQAVDILNTHIHSLMGSYTVIYKELLRQAYMLAFNDAFYFCSILFILLIPTVFLIKKATKKLTAF, from the coding sequence ATGGAAAACAGGCAGCAAACAAATAAGTGGATTATCGCTTTATCTGTCATACTTCCCACATTGATGGAGATCGTTGATACAACAATTGTTAATGTCAGTTTGCCACATATCAGAGGCGGTCTTAGCGTCAGTCTTGATGAATCCACCTGGGTTTTGACCTCATACATGGTTTCAAACGCAATAATTATACCGATGACAGGCTGGCTTGCTATAAAGTTTGGCAGGAAACGTTTTTTGCTCTTCTCTATAGCTTTATTTACAATCTTTTCCTTTATTTGCGGCTATACTCCGTCGTTTTTACTGTTAGTTATAGCAAGATTCCTGCAGGGTATAGCTGGTGGCGGCCTTCAGCCTCTGTCGCAGGCTATTCTTCTTGAATCTTTCCCAAAAGAGCAACGAGGAATGGCAATGGCCGTTTTTGGCATGGGTGTTGTTGTTGGACCAATACTTGGACCTGTGCTGGGTGGCTGGATAACGGATAACTGGGGCTGGCGGTGGATATTCTTTATAAACATTCCTGTAGGTTTACTATCACTGCTTTTGATAGAGTTATTTGTAGAGGATCCCGACTATATAAAAAATCAGAAAATTGGTAAAATCGACTATCCCGGCATGGCTTTTTTAGCTATTGCAGTAGGCTCTCTGCAGATATTGCTTGATAACGGTCAAAGAAAAGATTGGTTTGAATCGTCGTTTATCAGTTATCTGGCGGTTATATCATTTATAGGTTTTGTGTTTTTAATATACAGGGAGCTGACAACCGATGAACCTTTGATAAATCTAAGAATTTTTAAAGACAGAAGCTACTCTATCGGCAATATAGTTATGTTTTTGGGTTTTTTTGGTTTCTTTGGAACGATAGTGCTTTTGCCACTTTATCTGCAAAACCTTATGGGCTATACGGCTTTTTTGGCAGGCCTTGTGCTTGGGCCGGGTGCTCTAACAACACTAATTGGCATGCCCTTAACAGGCAAACTCCTTGAAAGAGGATTTGACCCAAGAAAGCTTCTTTTAGGCAGTCTTTTAATAAATGCCTTTGCCGTTGATATAATGGCTCACTTTAACCTTCAGGCTGATTTTATAAGCGTTATCATGCCAAGGGCGCTTCAGGGCTTTGCAATATCGTTATTCTTTGTACCTCTTGCTGCTGCTACATTTGCCAATATAGAAAACAAAGATATGGGTGTGGCAAGCGGTTTGTTTAATTTTATCAGAAATATTGGTGGCAGTTTCGGCACGGCAATTGTTATGACGATTTTAACAAGAAGAGCCCAATTCCACCAGGAAAGACTTGTTGAGAATCTAACGGATTTAAACGAACCGTTCAGGCAGGCTGTGGATATACTCAACACACATATTCACTCATTGATGGGCAGCTATACTGTAATATACAAAGAACTTCTAAGGCAGGCATATATGCTTGCCTTCAACGATGCTTTCTATTTCTGTTCAATTCTGTTTATTTTGCTTATACCAACAGTTTTCCTAATAAAAAAGGCAACAAAAAAACTTACGGCTTTTTAA
- a CDS encoding MlaD family protein codes for MSSKKAEIVVGLFVLVILVVLGWLTTQMGKLQLKKTPTYRIYAVFNDVSGLDVNTKVTVAGVVVGRVAGITLKDGRAVVALDIYTRFKIPKDSIAIIKSKSLLGEKSLEIKYGNSNIFLKNGDYIAKTFSPTDLGTLITNINRVFNNQNRQNVAKALEKIAQLSAKLNDVVDENRKSIHMAIENFNKSMSTLAEILKENKKDVRVAVENARKAMQQLNNTLENLYFLSSNLKEGKGTLGKLLVNDSLYNHVDNASAYIEDITKKIDTGHGTLGKLVNDDEVYENLNDTLRSIKNYLTRGDQIALNIYAASQENFRDKYSKGYLYADIYTMPDKFYRIGVVDEKNYEHSAHPSRDDNDKIRFTALMGKRYYNFVIRAGIIESTFGGGLDYYAFNDKLKASLDAYDFNHNNDIRDKHAHMKFTLTYRFLRHFDLMGGVDEILNPRTRNVFAGMGVEFSSDDMKYLMTKAPSISPK; via the coding sequence ATGAGCTCTAAGAAGGCTGAGATAGTAGTAGGATTGTTTGTTTTGGTTATACTTGTTGTGCTTGGCTGGCTTACAACACAGATGGGTAAACTTCAACTTAAAAAAACGCCAACATACAGAATCTATGCTGTATTTAATGATGTTTCAGGCCTTGATGTTAATACAAAGGTAACCGTTGCAGGTGTTGTTGTTGGTAGGGTTGCGGGCATTACTCTTAAAGATGGTAGGGCTGTTGTTGCCCTTGATATCTACACACGCTTCAAAATTCCCAAAGATTCAATTGCCATCATAAAAAGCAAGAGTCTGTTGGGTGAAAAATCGCTTGAGATAAAATACGGAAACTCAAATATCTTTTTAAAAAATGGCGATTATATAGCAAAAACATTCTCGCCAACAGACCTTGGAACGCTGATAACCAACATAAACCGTGTTTTTAATAATCAAAACAGACAGAATGTTGCAAAAGCACTGGAAAAGATTGCACAATTAAGTGCCAAACTCAACGATGTTGTTGATGAAAACAGAAAGAGTATCCATATGGCTATAGAAAATTTCAATAAATCAATGTCGACTTTAGCTGAGATTTTAAAGGAGAATAAAAAGGATGTCAGGGTTGCTGTGGAGAATGCAAGAAAAGCTATGCAGCAGTTGAATAATACCTTGGAAAATCTTTACTTTTTAAGCAGTAATTTAAAAGAGGGAAAAGGCACTTTGGGTAAACTGCTTGTCAATGATTCTCTATACAACCATGTCGATAACGCATCGGCATATATAGAGGATATTACAAAAAAGATCGATACCGGTCATGGCACTTTAGGTAAGCTTGTCAACGATGATGAGGTGTATGAAAACTTAAACGACACGCTCAGAAGCATAAAAAACTATTTAACAAGGGGTGATCAGATAGCCTTAAATATCTATGCGGCGAGTCAGGAAAATTTCAGGGATAAGTATTCCAAGGGTTATCTGTATGCCGATATTTATACGATGCCGGATAAGTTTTATAGGATAGGTGTTGTTGATGAGAAGAATTACGAACACTCAGCCCATCCATCAAGGGATGATAACGACAAGATCAGGTTTACCGCATTGATGGGCAAACGATACTATAACTTCGTTATAAGGGCTGGCATTATTGAGTCTACATTTGGCGGTGGGCTGGATTACTATGCCTTCAACGATAAGCTTAAAGCCTCTTTAGATGCCTACGATTTTAACCATAACAACGATATTCGTGATAAGCATGCCCATATGAAGTTTACCCTTACTTATAGATTCTTGAGGCATTTTGATTTGATGGGCGGTGTTGATGAGATCTTAAATCCAAGAACGAGAAATGTTTTTGCAGGTATGGGTGTTGAGTTTTCAAGCGACGATATGAAGTATCTTATGACAAAGGCACCTTCAATATCGCCTAAATAA
- a CDS encoding branched-chain amino acid aminotransferase, whose translation MEIKYQLKPASQRRSEQFKPDKPLPFGLLRTDHMFIMDYEDGQWTNPRIVPYDNVAISPGAIVLHYGQAIFEGAKAFMHDDGEIYTFRIDKNAKRMNHSAEILCIPHIPEEIQIEAIHALIDVDRLWFPHQEGASLYIRPFIFATQDSLGVHPSATYKFMVILSPSGPYYPAGFTKPIKLLITKRFHRATPGGTGSAKAAGNYAASLRAGEFAKKFGAAQVLYLDVTKTYIEEAGAMNHYHVTKDGTVVIPEFTDTILRSITSESVMELSDRMGINTKQDRIKIDDFIKGVKSGEIVEAGGFGTAAVVSPVGEYVFEDGSSIVVNNNEIGEITRKIYNYYTSIQTGKIEAPEGWLKKVERRI comes from the coding sequence ATGGAGATAAAATACCAACTAAAACCTGCATCGCAAAGGCGCTCAGAGCAGTTTAAACCGGACAAACCCCTTCCCTTTGGACTTTTGCGCACAGACCACATGTTTATCATGGATTATGAGGATGGCCAGTGGACTAATCCGCGCATAGTTCCTTACGATAATGTCGCAATATCACCAGGTGCTATAGTTTTGCACTACGGACAGGCAATCTTTGAAGGCGCAAAGGCATTTATGCATGATGATGGAGAAATCTATACATTCAGAATTGACAAGAATGCAAAAAGGATGAACCACTCTGCTGAAATTTTGTGTATCCCGCATATACCAGAGGAAATTCAAATTGAGGCAATACATGCCTTAATCGATGTTGACAGGCTGTGGTTTCCTCATCAGGAGGGAGCATCGCTCTACATAAGGCCGTTTATCTTTGCAACACAGGATTCATTAGGGGTTCATCCCAGTGCAACATATAAATTTATGGTAATACTATCACCCAGCGGCCCATACTACCCTGCTGGATTTACAAAACCGATAAAACTGTTAATTACAAAAAGATTTCACAGGGCAACGCCAGGTGGCACAGGATCAGCCAAGGCAGCTGGCAACTATGCCGCAAGCCTAAGGGCTGGAGAATTTGCAAAAAAATTCGGCGCAGCTCAGGTGCTTTACCTTGATGTAACAAAAACCTACATAGAAGAAGCAGGCGCCATGAATCACTATCATGTAACAAAAGACGGCACGGTTGTTATACCGGAATTTACCGACACAATCCTGCGCTCCATCACATCAGAAAGCGTTATGGAGCTATCCGATAGAATGGGCATCAACACCAAACAGGATAGAATAAAAATAGACGATTTTATAAAAGGTGTCAAAAGCGGGGAGATTGTAGAGGCTGGTGGTTTTGGCACAGCAGCCGTTGTATCGCCTGTGGGTGAGTATGTATTTGAAGATGGAAGCTCAATTGTTGTAAACAACAACGAAATAGGGGAGATAACAAGAAAAATCTATAACTACTACACATCCATTCAAACAGGAAAGATAGAAGCACCCGAAGGCTGGCTAAAAAAGGTTGAAAGAAGGATATGA
- a CDS encoding ABC transporter ATP-binding protein produces MIEVVKLNKKFYNQQVLNGLSLKIPKGEITVIIGKSGAGKSVLLKHLIGLLKPDSGSILVEGKDIVKMDKKELNKIREHFGVLFQEAALFDSLSVFENVAFPLIEKKLVPKKHIKEKVEEVLSLVGLENALYKMPDELSGGMKKRVGLARAIVTNPKIIFFDEPTTGLDPITALSIADLIKDMQRRFATTCFIISHDLALTFRIADKIGFLDGGKIVEFGSTETIKNSRNPVVVDFIKSYFAEEKNEL; encoded by the coding sequence ATGATTGAAGTAGTAAAGCTTAATAAAAAATTCTATAACCAGCAGGTATTAAACGGGTTGTCTTTAAAGATACCCAAAGGTGAGATTACCGTTATAATAGGTAAAAGTGGTGCAGGCAAAAGCGTTTTGCTAAAGCATCTTATAGGTTTACTTAAACCAGACAGCGGTAGCATACTTGTTGAGGGTAAAGATATTGTTAAAATGGATAAAAAGGAACTAAATAAAATCAGAGAGCATTTTGGTGTTTTGTTTCAGGAAGCAGCTTTATTTGATTCATTAAGCGTTTTTGAGAATGTGGCGTTTCCATTGATTGAAAAGAAACTTGTGCCAAAAAAACATATTAAAGAGAAGGTAGAAGAGGTGCTTTCACTTGTTGGGCTTGAAAATGCTTTGTACAAAATGCCGGATGAGTTATCCGGTGGCATGAAAAAAAGGGTGGGTCTTGCAAGGGCTATTGTTACCAACCCAAAGATAATCTTTTTTGATGAGCCAACAACGGGTTTGGATCCGATCACGGCTTTGTCTATTGCAGATTTAATAAAGGATATGCAAAGAAGGTTTGCTACAACATGCTTTATCATAAGCCATGACCTTGCTTTGACCTTTAGGATAGCTGACAAGATAGGCTTTTTAGATGGTGGTAAAATTGTTGAGTTTGGAAGCACCGAAACGATTAAAAACAGCAGGAATCCTGTGGTGGTGGATTTTATAAAAAGCTATTTTGCGGAGGAAAAAAATGAGCTCTAA
- a CDS encoding menaquinone biosynthetic enzyme MqnA/MqnD family protein, translating into MKVALVEFLNAVVLYEALKKRIIPNDFEFTSAVPSRCAALLRNGEVDISNVSIVEYVNNPSYKILHDGCIASNKHVKSVVLFLKKPIEKVKSVKLDPNSKTSVALVRVLFRFHFQKTVDYVNTDNADCELVIGDKALKMLKNSHLPHLDLAFEWYKMTALPFVFAAWITPKKLPEEVVEKFIKAKELGKTMIDEICKQFDSLIDINECRLYITKNINYDLTEDKVESIKTFLNLACKAGAINTTRHLEFI; encoded by the coding sequence ATGAAGGTTGCCTTAGTAGAATTCTTAAACGCTGTAGTTCTCTATGAAGCACTAAAAAAAAGAATTATACCAAACGATTTTGAGTTCACATCGGCTGTGCCGAGCCGATGTGCCGCTCTTTTAAGAAACGGTGAGGTTGACATAAGTAATGTCTCGATTGTTGAATATGTAAACAATCCATCCTATAAAATTCTACATGATGGCTGCATTGCATCAAACAAACATGTAAAAAGCGTTGTTTTGTTTTTAAAAAAACCGATAGAAAAGGTTAAAAGCGTTAAATTGGATCCAAACTCAAAAACATCTGTAGCCCTTGTTAGAGTGCTTTTTAGATTTCACTTTCAAAAAACTGTTGATTATGTCAATACAGATAATGCCGATTGTGAGCTTGTTATTGGTGATAAGGCCTTAAAGATGTTAAAAAACTCACACCTACCTCACTTAGACCTTGCCTTTGAATGGTATAAAATGACCGCCCTTCCATTTGTTTTTGCCGCATGGATAACGCCCAAAAAACTACCCGAAGAGGTGGTTGAAAAATTTATTAAAGCAAAAGAGCTTGGCAAAACCATGATCGATGAGATATGTAAACAGTTTGACTCTTTAATAGATATCAACGAATGCAGATTGTATATAACAAAAAACATTAATTACGATCTAACAGAGGATAAAGTTGAATCCATCAAAACTTTTCTAAACCTTGCATGTAAAGCAGGTGCAATAAACACCACAAGGCATCTTGAGTTTATTTAG
- a CDS encoding MarR family winged helix-turn-helix transcriptional regulator, whose translation MANEPLAKWISILYRFSLMYANSFLKLHNLNAGQLPFLINIVDNPAITQEELSNLLKMDKSTTARAVKTLQLKGFIKKEKDSKDRRNHRLYPTNKALTIRDALWQKGFMWDEILLKGFDEQQKKEIRTILQKLANNAIEYFDKEKKR comes from the coding sequence ATGGCAAATGAACCTTTAGCTAAATGGATTTCTATTCTTTATAGGTTTTCGCTTATGTATGCCAATTCATTTCTAAAACTACATAATCTTAATGCAGGGCAACTACCCTTTTTAATAAACATTGTTGACAATCCTGCAATAACACAGGAAGAGTTATCAAACCTATTAAAAATGGACAAAAGCACAACTGCACGAGCCGTAAAAACACTTCAACTTAAGGGATTTATAAAAAAGGAAAAGGATTCAAAAGACAGGCGTAACCACAGACTCTATCCAACAAACAAGGCATTAACAATCAGGGATGCTTTATGGCAAAAAGGTTTTATGTGGGATGAAATTTTACTTAAAGGTTTTGATGAACAGCAAAAAAAGGAGATTCGCACTATCCTTCAAAAACTTGCCAATAACGCCATAGAATACTTTGATAAGGAGAAAAAAAGATGA
- the uvrA gene encoding excinuclease ABC subunit UvrA → MKSIRIIGARVHNLKNINVEIPKSSITVITGPSGSGKSTLAFDVLYAESQRRYLESLSSYARQFLEKIEKPDVDAIEGLTPAISIDQKSIWANPRSTVGTVTEIYDYMRLLFAHVGEAYCYNCGRKISKQDPQTIVNTIASMEGKKLLILAPIAVHKKGTFKNELEKFKKEGFVRVIIDGTERLLEEDIELDKNKWHDIYLVVDRLKVKQQAKNRIAEAVELALKIGGGMVNIFDIDTQKMELFSKHFSCPYCGINYKPITPQSFSFNSPLGACPDCSGLGIKHELDIDKLMPDKSLSVREGVVKLWRRPRYYFYRRFLIKACLKFGIDIYTPFEELPERHKDIILFGMPGEIVEYKIGENTIRKPWKGVINAVLEQFSTTDSSTVKREILSLMKEIVCPTCKGDRLNKESLSVKILSKNIMEVTKLNAKDALEYFIEVEKTLNETQRKIANRILSEIKNRLGFLIEVGLDYLTLNRSVSTLSGGEAQRIRLATQAGSSLSGITYVLDEPSIGLHPKDTQQLIDTLKKLKENDNTVVVVEHDFNIIESADYIIDMGPQSGRGGGFIVAAGSLEEIKQNPKSLTGKYLSGRLSIPTPSKRSKPKDFVRIKNASVHNLKNIDVDIPLGVFVCISGVSGSGKSSLLFDCFYNDAIRLKSGLSPKNCSSIQNIEKINKIIKIDQSPIGRTPRSNPATYTSVFTDIRELFASTEDAKIKGFTPSRFSFNVRGGRCEKCKGEGYIKVEMQFLADVYVKCDVCNGKRYNESTLSVYYKGKNIYDVLQMTVNQAYEFFENIPKIKKKLEVLRDVGLGYIQLGQPATTLSGGEAQRVKIAKYLITPPGGHTVYLLDEPSIGLHADDVKKLIAVLKRLVEKSNSVIVIEHNLDILKNADYIIDIGPESGDNGGRVVAYGSPEDVALNFKTYTSYYLKRALAI, encoded by the coding sequence ATGAAATCGATCAGGATCATAGGTGCAAGGGTTCACAATCTAAAAAACATAAATGTTGAAATTCCTAAATCATCAATTACGGTTATCACAGGCCCATCGGGCAGCGGCAAATCTACATTGGCTTTCGATGTTTTATACGCAGAATCACAAAGAAGATACCTTGAATCTCTAAGCTCCTATGCACGCCAGTTTTTAGAAAAGATAGAAAAACCCGATGTAGATGCGATAGAAGGACTCACTCCAGCAATCAGCATAGACCAGAAAAGCATCTGGGCAAACCCTCGATCAACTGTGGGAACTGTTACAGAAATCTACGATTATATGAGACTTCTGTTTGCCCATGTTGGCGAGGCATATTGCTACAACTGCGGCAGAAAAATCTCAAAACAGGACCCTCAAACCATCGTAAACACAATAGCCTCAATGGAGGGTAAAAAGCTTTTGATCCTTGCACCGATAGCAGTTCACAAAAAAGGCACATTTAAAAATGAGCTGGAGAAATTCAAAAAAGAGGGTTTTGTCAGGGTTATTATAGACGGCACAGAAAGGCTGCTTGAGGAAGATATAGAGCTTGATAAAAATAAATGGCACGATATCTACCTTGTAGTTGATAGGCTAAAGGTAAAGCAGCAGGCAAAAAACAGAATCGCCGAGGCTGTTGAGCTTGCTTTAAAAATCGGCGGCGGAATGGTTAATATATTTGATATAGACACACAAAAGATGGAGCTTTTCAGCAAGCATTTTTCATGTCCCTATTGCGGTATAAACTACAAACCAATTACACCACAAAGTTTTTCATTTAACTCACCCTTGGGAGCATGCCCAGACTGCTCTGGTCTTGGCATAAAACATGAATTGGATATAGACAAGCTAATGCCAGACAAAAGCCTATCTGTAAGAGAAGGCGTTGTTAAACTGTGGCGCAGACCGCGTTACTATTTTTACAGAAGGTTTCTTATAAAGGCATGCTTAAAGTTTGGCATAGATATCTATACGCCCTTTGAGGAGCTACCCGAAAGGCACAAAGATATAATACTGTTTGGAATGCCGGGTGAAATTGTTGAGTATAAAATAGGCGAAAATACTATCAGAAAGCCATGGAAAGGTGTTATAAATGCCGTTCTGGAGCAGTTTTCCACAACAGACAGCTCAACGGTTAAACGAGAAATTCTATCGCTTATGAAAGAAATCGTTTGTCCAACCTGCAAAGGAGATAGACTCAACAAAGAGAGTTTATCTGTAAAAATTCTTTCAAAAAATATTATGGAAGTCACAAAGCTAAATGCCAAAGATGCATTGGAATACTTCATCGAGGTTGAAAAAACATTAAATGAGACACAAAGGAAAATAGCAAACCGCATTTTGAGCGAAATCAAAAACAGATTGGGTTTTTTGATAGAGGTAGGGCTGGATTATTTAACGCTCAACAGAAGCGTATCAACTCTCTCAGGGGGTGAGGCTCAGCGTATAAGACTTGCCACACAGGCTGGCTCAAGCTTAAGCGGCATAACCTATGTACTGGATGAGCCTTCGATAGGATTACACCCCAAAGACACCCAGCAACTAATAGATACATTAAAAAAATTAAAGGAAAACGATAACACAGTTGTTGTTGTGGAGCATGATTTTAACATCATAGAATCGGCTGACTACATCATCGATATGGGACCTCAAAGCGGCAGAGGCGGCGGCTTTATAGTCGCAGCTGGTAGTCTTGAAGAAATCAAGCAAAATCCCAAATCTTTAACTGGAAAATACTTAAGCGGCAGACTATCAATCCCCACACCATCAAAAAGATCAAAGCCTAAGGATTTTGTTAGAATAAAAAACGCCTCAGTTCACAATCTTAAAAACATCGATGTCGATATCCCCCTTGGTGTTTTTGTATGTATAAGCGGTGTTTCAGGAAGCGGCAAAAGCAGCCTTCTATTTGATTGTTTTTACAACGATGCAATAAGATTAAAATCGGGTTTATCTCCAAAAAACTGCTCATCAATCCAAAACATAGAAAAAATCAACAAAATTATAAAGATCGACCAATCGCCCATCGGCAGAACACCCCGCTCCAATCCAGCCACATACACCTCTGTTTTTACAGATATCAGAGAACTGTTTGCCTCGACCGAGGATGCAAAAATCAAAGGCTTTACACCATCACGATTTAGCTTCAATGTCAGGGGTGGTAGATGTGAAAAATGTAAGGGTGAAGGCTACATAAAGGTAGAGATGCAATTCTTGGCTGATGTTTATGTAAAATGCGATGTATGCAACGGCAAACGATACAACGAATCCACGCTCTCTGTTTATTACAAGGGCAAAAATATCTACGATGTGTTGCAGATGACGGTTAATCAGGCCTATGAATTCTTTGAAAACATTCCAAAAATTAAAAAGAAACTTGAAGTTCTAAGGGATGTGGGATTGGGATATATTCAATTGGGTCAACCTGCCACAACGCTTTCAGGCGGTGAGGCTCAAAGGGTTAAGATAGCCAAATATCTTATCACGCCGCCGGGTGGACATACCGTATATCTTCTTGATGAGCCATCTATAGGTTTGCATGCCGACGATGTAAAAAAATTAATTGCCGTTTTAAAAAGGCTTGTTGAAAAATCAAATAGCGTCATAGTTATTGAGCACAACTTAGACATCTTAAAAAACGCAGACTACATTATCGATATTGGGCCAGAAAGCGGCGATAACGGTGGCAGAGTAGTTGCCTATGGAAGCCCAGAGGATGTGGCTTTAAACTTTAAAACCTACACCTCTTATTATCTAAAAAGGGCTTTAGCTATCTGA